CAAAGAGGCCGGTACCACCACCCTGGCAATGGTCTCAAAATGGGTGGCCCCTAAGGCAAAGGAGGCTTCTTTCAGGGCCATGGGAACTGAAAAAATAGCATCTTCGGAAATGGAACATATGGTGGGTACCGCCATAAAGGCCAACATCAATGATGCATTAAACAGGTTCAGCCCCACAGGAATATTAAACAGATCCTGGATAAAAGGGGCCACCACCACCATGCCGAAAAATCCAATCACCACAGACGGCATGGATGCCATAAGTTCCACAATGGGCTTAATCACCTCCGCCACTTTAGGAGAGGCAATTTCTGATAGATATACCGCTGTCATGATTCCCAGGGGAATGGCCATAAGCCCGGACAATACCGTAACACTCAATGAACCTGCAATCAGGGGCAAAATACCAAAGTCCGGCGGTTCATCCGTGGGGTACCAGTAATGGCCGAAAAGGAAATCTCCCAAGCTGACATGGGATAAAATACCGACGCCTTCTTTACACAAAAAGACCAGGATCAGTCCTAAGGCGGTAATGGAAAACAACGCCATAATGAAAAAGACCGAATGAATTCCTTTATCGATTAGCTTATGTTTCATGTGAATGCCATTTCATGCAAAGGCTCAAAGTTACGTTACCAAGGCCGAAACTTCCCGCATAATCCGCAGAAAGATCCGGCCTTAGGATTTTAAAACAAGGAGATTGATCCGGCCTCTTTCACCAATTCCTGACCTTTCTTCGACAAAATAAAAGATAAAAAGGAGATGGTGTCACCTTCGGGCCAGCCGTTGGTAAACATGAATAATGCCCTGGAAATGGGATAGATGCCGTTCAGGGTGTTCTCTTCGGTGCCCTCAATTCCGTCAACAGTCACAGCTTTAAGATCCTTATTCAGGTATCCGAGCCCGATATATCCGATGGCACCGGGGGTATTGGTAATGGCTTGAACAATCCCGCCGTTGGAGGGCACCGTCAAGGCGCTGGGCACCACCCGTTCCTTGAGCATGACCAGCTCTTTCCAAACCCCAAAGGTCCCTGAAGAGCTATCCCGGGATATCACAACAATCTTACCCGGATTACCGCCCACCTGCTTCCAGTCCCTTATTTTCCCCAGGTAAATTTCCTTTAACTGGGTCATGGTCAGGTTGGAAATTGAATTGGATGGATGAACCACCGGAATAATCGCATCCAGGGCAATCCTGAAAGGTACGGGATAAACCCCACGGTTTACGGCTGTTTCCACCTCTTTGGTCTTAATGAACCGGGACGCGTTGCCGATATGGGTAGTCCCGTCAATAAGGGCCTTGATGCCGTTGCCGGATCCGCCGCCGGAAAGGGAAATTTTTACATCTGGGTGATCGGCCATATAGGCTTCGGCCGCCTTCTGGGCAATGGGAAGAACGGTTGTAGACCCCTTGAGGACCAACTCACCGGCAAAGGAGATATCGGTCAACATTATAAAACAAACCACAAGTGTAGAAATACCTGCCAACATTTTCTTCATTAGTCTCTCCTGACACAAATTAATTTAAGGAACCCAGCAAAAAAAACAATCCACCCATTTTAATCCGAGTCCATAAAGCCCCAATTATTATCAATCGTATTGGACTCTACCTATGCGTTAAAATGCTTGAGATTTATATCTTTATAATGTTTGAGATTTATAAGTTTTATTACGTTAATTTATATATTTCGTTACGATTTTATTAAAACCATTTCTCAGGTCATGTATATTCCTGAGACAATTTTTAAAAAAAACTAAATTAAGGTTTGCACAATTGGAAATTTTATCTTAGTGTCTGAACCCAAAATCACCGATATAAAAGGCTGCAGAGGAAAATTTTTGCGTCCGAAAACGGGTTTGGGTGCAGGTAGCGAATATAAACAATTAAGATTAAAGACTTAAAAAATGATTAAAACAGCAATAATAGGCGCATCAGGATATACGGCCTGGAACTGGTCAAGCTGATTTCCAATCACCCGAAGGCCTGCCTTGAAGCAGTAACCTCGAACTCGTATCAGGGAAAATCATTTACCGACATTTTTCCGTCCATGCGCGGATTTGAATCCCTGGTATGTACGCCCTTTGATGCTAAGACGCTTTCAGGCAGAGTAGACGTCGCATTTTTAGCACTTCCCCACAAGGTTTCCATGGATTTTGCACCACAACTTATAGAGCAGGGAATCAAAGTCATAGACCTTTCAGCGGACTTCAGGTTTGATAACATAAAAGCATATGAAGCGGTATATCAGCCCCACACCGCCCCAACACTCTTAAAAGAAAGCGTTTACGGTTTGTGTGAAATCAACCGCGAACAGATCAAAAATGCAAGGATAATAGGAAATCCGGGCTGTTACCCAACCTCCATCCTTGTCCCGCTGATTCCACTACTCAAAGAAAAGCTGATCTCCTCCCAGAGCCTGATTTCAGATTCAAAATCCGGGGTCAGTGGTGCAGGCCGCTCTCTCTCCCTGACCACCCATTTTTGTGAGGTAAACGAATCCTTTGGCCCGTATAAAGTGGGCAATCACAGGCATACCCCTGAAATCAACGAAGTGTTGACCGGTGCGGCCGGGACGCCTGTATCCCTGACCTTTGTTCCCCACCTGGTACCTGTAACCCGTGGAATGGTTTCAACCATTTATGCCCAAGTCCGCGAAAATGTCGACGAAAAACAAATTCGCGACACCCTTAAAAAATGGTATGAAAATGAACCTTTCATCAGGCTTTTGCCCCCGGGTAAATTCCCGAATATGTCCCATATCAAGGGAACCAACTGTTGCGATATCAATTTCCACCTGGAGCCTGAATCGGGCCGACTGATAGTGGTTTCAGCCATTGACAACCTGTTAAAGGGTGCCGCCGGCCAGGCAGTTCAAAATATGAATATCATGTTCTCCATTGACGAAAAAGCAGGTTTGGATTGGGTGCAAACCCCGCTGTAAGCGCATTTTCACTTGACACGGATGTTAAAAAACTTGTACTAATATGCAGATGAAAAGCCGAATCAAAATATGGTTTCATTCGAGTAACAATTCAAGGATCAGAGAAATTTCGCTGAGTAAATCCTTTTTACTTTGTTCTATATTTCTCTTCCTTTCTTGCGCCGGAGCAGTATCCTACTTCGGCCATGATTACTATTTGCTTAAAAGAGCTGACCTTAATAACGCCGTCCTGCGTGAAACAATTACCGGCCAGAAAACAGAACTTGAAGACCAGAGACGTCAAATTCAACTGTTTGCCGGAGAAATTCAGGGATTAAAAGAGAAAATAACAACACTTGAACAATTAGAAAACCAGGTACGCCTCATTGCTGATATTGACAAATCCGGGCAATCCTCAGGCCTTTTAGGCATCGGTGGCGTATCAGAAACCGATCTTGATCAAGATATTCCCCTTACCACCCGCCACAACGCGCTGATACGGGAGATGCACCATCAGGTAAAACAGATCAGAACTGTTGCGGATAAAGAAAAATTAGATTTTAATGAACTGATCGACAAACTGCAGAAAAAGAAAAATCTGCTGGCCGCCTCCCCGTCCATCAAACCGGTCTCGGGTGTTATCACCTCGCCCTTTGGCTACCGCAGATCTCCATTTACCGGAAGGAGAACTTTTCATTCAGGCCTGGATATCTCCAACCGAATGGGCACTAAAATTGTTTCAACTGCGGCGGGCAAAGTGGTTTTTGCAGGGAGAAAATCCGGATACGGGAATGTTGTCATCATTGACCACGGATATGGGAAAGCCACCAAATATGCCCATCTAAGGGATATTTTGGTGAAAAAACGCCAACATGTTAAACGTGGAGAAGCCATTGGCACCTTGGGCAATACCGGTCGAACCACAGGCCCCCATCTTCACTATGAAGTTCTTGTCAACGGAACCCCTGTCAATCCCGCAAAATATATCCTTAATTAATTTTCATCATTTTTTAGCCGCTATATTTTATTATACTCAAAAGAGAATTCGTGTCCACCCCGGAAAATGGGCACGAATTATTTTTTTTCTTTTATTTCCTGAAAGAATGCTTATATGTTGTACTGACAAACTTAAATGACTTCTAAATATAAACAGGCAGTGTTTACATGGTACTCAATCTTCTGACTAAACTCTTCGGATCCAACAATGACAGGATCCTTAAAAAAATCCAGCCTATCATTGACCAAATAAACGAATTTGAGCCCCAAATCCAGGCTCTATCAGATACCCAGATCGGTGAAAAAACAATTGAGTTTAAAAACCGCCTGGCAAATTCGGAAACCCTGGACGACATTCTTCCCGAGGCCTTTGCCCTGGTCAGGGAGGCCTCAGTTCGAACCCTTGGACTTCGCCATTATGATGTCCAGCTCATCGGCGGTATTACACTGCACCGCGGCATCATTGCAGAGATGAAAACAGGTGAAGGCAAAACCTTGATGTCCACCCTGCCCGCCTACCTCAATGCCCTTACCGGCAAAGGGGTTCACATCGTTACGGTCAATGACTATCTGGCCAAACGTGACGCAGAATGGATGTCCCAGGTGTATAGTTTTTTAGGACTGACCGTAGGCGTGATCCTGCATGACATGGGCGCCCAGGACCGTAAAACAGCCTATGCCGCCGACATCACATACGGCACCAACAATGAATTTGGGTTCGACTACCTGCGGGACAACATGAAATTCGACCCCGAGGAACTGGCACAGGGCGAGCTGAACTTTGCCATTGTGGATGAGGTGGACTCCATTCTCATTGACGAGGCAAGAACCCCTTTGATTATTTCAGGGCCTGCTGAAAAATCCACCCACCTGTACACCCAGGCCAATACCATTATCCCGGCGTTTGAAAAAGAGACCGATTATACCTTTGATGAAGAATCCAAAAGCGTATCCCTTACCGAAGACGGCATTGCAAAGGGAGAAAAGCTGCTCAATGTGGACAATCTTTATGATCCGGCCAATATTGAACTTTTGCACCACCTCAACCAGGCGTTAAAGGCCCATGTCATTTTCAAACGGGACACGGATTACATTGTAAAAAACGGCCAGGTTGTCATTGTGGATGAATTTACAGGCCGGCTCATGAGTGGCCGGCGCTACTCGGAAGGTCTACACCAGGCCCTTGAGGCCAAGGAGGGGGTTAAAATTGAAAATGAAAACCAGACCCTTGCCGCCATCACCTTCCAGAACTACTTTAGAATGTATGAAAAACTGTCGGGCATGACCGGAACGGCAGAGACGGAAGCCGAAGAGTTTAAAAAAATTTACAACCTGGATGTGCTGGTCATTCCCACACACAAGCCCATGGTCCGTGAAGACCGGGCAGACTTGATATACAAAACCCAGACGGAAAAATACGATGCCGCCATCAAGGAAATCATCCAGTTGCACAAAAAAGGACAGCCTGTGCTGGTGGGTACCATTTCCATCGATGTCTCCGAATCCCTCAGTGAAAAGCTCAAGAAAAAGGGAGTAAAACACAATGTGCTTAATGCCAAACACCATAAAGCAGAAGCCGAAATTGTTGCCAATGCCGGCCAGAAAGGCGCTGTGACCATTTCCACCAACATGGCAGGTCGGGGTACGGACATCAAGCTGGGAGAAGGGGTTAAAGAACTTGGCGGACTTCATATTCTGGGCACATCCCGCCATGAGTCCCGGCGGATTGACAACCAGTTGCGGGGCCGCTCCGGCCGCCAGGGCGATCCGGGAAGTTCCCGGTTTTATTTAAGCCTGGAAGATGATCTGCTCAGAATTTTTGGCGGAGACCGTATTCATGCAGTTATGGACCGGCTGGGTATTGAAGAAGGCGAACATATTGAACATAAATTTATCTCCAAGGCCATCGAAAACGCCCAGTCCAAGGTGGAAGGGCACAACTTTGAAATCAGAAAGCACTTGCTCGAATATGACGATGTCATGAACCAGCAGCGGGAGATCATTTACCGTCAGCGCCGTCAGGCACTGACCTCCAAAGATCTCAAACAGGCAGCCCAGGATATGATGGAAGATGTCTCCTATGACCTTGTGGAAGGATTCATGTTAGACAAAACACCACTTAAGGAGTGTGATCTGGAGGCACTTTCGTCGGCCATCAAAGGTCAGTTCAACATGGATTTGTCATTGGATAAGCCTGTTCAGGATAATTTTTCGGCTGATCAGTTGGGTCAATTTATATTTGATGCAAGCCAAGCCTTTTACAAGAAAAAAGAAGAGATATACGGCCCTGAAATCATGCGACACGTTGAACGGTTTATAATTCTTCAGACCGTGGACACAAGATGGAAGGAACATCTTTTAAATATGGACCATCTAAAGGAAGGCATTGGCCTTCGGGGGTATGCCCAGCAGGATCCGTTGCGTATCTATAAAAAAGAAGGCTTTGATATGTTCCAGGACCTGATGAATCGGATTAAGCAGGAAATTGTGGACATCTTGTTTAAAATTCAGATCGCCTCTCCTACCCAGGTTGAGGAGATGAAACAAGAAGAACAGCAAGATCTGACCTTTTCTTCCCATGCTGATGAATCCGCCCCCAAACAGCCGGTCAGGCGCTCATCTGAAAAGGTCCAAAGAAATGAACCCTGCCCCTGCGGTTCAGGCAAAAAATATAAAAAATGCTGCGGACAATAACAGCCAACGGCCAGACTTGGTCACCAATACCCAAAATCAACCCACAACAGAAAATGAACGTATTTTTTACAATATACCGGGCCTTTAATGTAAATCAATTGAATCCAAGGTTAATATGACAGCCACTGATTCCAAAACGCGCCCCAAAGTCACACAGGACACAAGAGAGGATCGTCCGCCAATGTATAAAGTGCTTTTGCATAATGACGATTATACAACCATGGAGTTTGTGGTGGATATCCTGGTCCAGGTATTCGGAAAATCTCTTGAAAAAGCCACACAAATAATGCTTAATGTACACAATAAGGGAAAAGCCGTATGCGGTATTTATCCCCGGGAAATAGCTGAAACAAAAGTCCAGACAGTGCATAATCTGGCAAGCAGCAAAGGGTTTCCCTTAAAAAGTACAATGGAAAAGGAGTAAATGGTATATGATCAGCAAAGAACTATCCACAGCTCTCGGGTTTGCCGTTCGGGAAGCAAAAAAAAGAAGACATGAGTACGTCTGTGTCGAACATGTTCTTTACGCCATTGTCAATCATGAAGCCGGACTTGAAACCATTGAAAAATGCGGGGGCAGCCCTGATCACATCAAAGAGGATCTTGAAAAATTCTTTGATGAAAAACTGACCAAAATAGAGACCAGTGAAGAGTATGTGCTCCAGCAGACCATTGGATTCCAGCGCATGATTCAGCGTGCCATCAATCATGCCAGATCTGCTGAAAAATCAGAAGTAAATCTTG
Above is a window of uncultured Desulfobacter sp. DNA encoding:
- the pstC gene encoding phosphate ABC transporter permease subunit PstC, whose amino-acid sequence is MKHKLIDKGIHSVFFIMALFSITALGLILVFLCKEGVGILSHVSLGDFLFGHYWYPTDEPPDFGILPLIAGSLSVTVLSGLMAIPLGIMTAVYLSEIASPKVAEVIKPIVELMASMPSVVIGFFGMVVVAPFIQDLFNIPVGLNLFNASLMLAFMAVPTICSISEDAIFSVPMALKEASFALGATHFETIARVVVPASLSGICTAVILGLSRAVGETMVVLMAAGGAAMIPGSVFDPVRPMPASIAAEMAEAPFGSEHYHALFAIGIVLFLFTFVFNMIADHISYRFRQVGEASL
- a CDS encoding phosphate ABC transporter substrate-binding protein, producing the protein MKKMLAGISTLVVCFIMLTDISFAGELVLKGSTTVLPIAQKAAEAYMADHPDVKISLSGGGSGNGIKALIDGTTHIGNASRFIKTKEVETAVNRGVYPVPFRIALDAIIPVVHPSNSISNLTMTQLKEIYLGKIRDWKQVGGNPGKIVVISRDSSSGTFGVWKELVMLKERVVPSALTVPSNGGIVQAITNTPGAIGYIGLGYLNKDLKAVTVDGIEGTEENTLNGIYPISRALFMFTNGWPEGDTISFLSFILSKKGQELVKEAGSISLF
- the argC gene encoding N-acetyl-gamma-glutamyl-phosphate reductase → MSNHPKACLEAVTSNSYQGKSFTDIFPSMRGFESLVCTPFDAKTLSGRVDVAFLALPHKVSMDFAPQLIEQGIKVIDLSADFRFDNIKAYEAVYQPHTAPTLLKESVYGLCEINREQIKNARIIGNPGCYPTSILVPLIPLLKEKLISSQSLISDSKSGVSGAGRSLSLTTHFCEVNESFGPYKVGNHRHTPEINEVLTGAAGTPVSLTFVPHLVPVTRGMVSTIYAQVRENVDEKQIRDTLKKWYENEPFIRLLPPGKFPNMSHIKGTNCCDINFHLEPESGRLIVVSAIDNLLKGAAGQAVQNMNIMFSIDEKAGLDWVQTPL
- a CDS encoding M23 family metallopeptidase; this encodes MLKRADLNNAVLRETITGQKTELEDQRRQIQLFAGEIQGLKEKITTLEQLENQVRLIADIDKSGQSSGLLGIGGVSETDLDQDIPLTTRHNALIREMHHQVKQIRTVADKEKLDFNELIDKLQKKKNLLAASPSIKPVSGVITSPFGYRRSPFTGRRTFHSGLDISNRMGTKIVSTAAGKVVFAGRKSGYGNVVIIDHGYGKATKYAHLRDILVKKRQHVKRGEAIGTLGNTGRTTGPHLHYEVLVNGTPVNPAKYILN
- the secA gene encoding preprotein translocase subunit SecA is translated as MVLNLLTKLFGSNNDRILKKIQPIIDQINEFEPQIQALSDTQIGEKTIEFKNRLANSETLDDILPEAFALVREASVRTLGLRHYDVQLIGGITLHRGIIAEMKTGEGKTLMSTLPAYLNALTGKGVHIVTVNDYLAKRDAEWMSQVYSFLGLTVGVILHDMGAQDRKTAYAADITYGTNNEFGFDYLRDNMKFDPEELAQGELNFAIVDEVDSILIDEARTPLIISGPAEKSTHLYTQANTIIPAFEKETDYTFDEESKSVSLTEDGIAKGEKLLNVDNLYDPANIELLHHLNQALKAHVIFKRDTDYIVKNGQVVIVDEFTGRLMSGRRYSEGLHQALEAKEGVKIENENQTLAAITFQNYFRMYEKLSGMTGTAETEAEEFKKIYNLDVLVIPTHKPMVREDRADLIYKTQTEKYDAAIKEIIQLHKKGQPVLVGTISIDVSESLSEKLKKKGVKHNVLNAKHHKAEAEIVANAGQKGAVTISTNMAGRGTDIKLGEGVKELGGLHILGTSRHESRRIDNQLRGRSGRQGDPGSSRFYLSLEDDLLRIFGGDRIHAVMDRLGIEEGEHIEHKFISKAIENAQSKVEGHNFEIRKHLLEYDDVMNQQREIIYRQRRQALTSKDLKQAAQDMMEDVSYDLVEGFMLDKTPLKECDLEALSSAIKGQFNMDLSLDKPVQDNFSADQLGQFIFDASQAFYKKKEEIYGPEIMRHVERFIILQTVDTRWKEHLLNMDHLKEGIGLRGYAQQDPLRIYKKEGFDMFQDLMNRIKQEIVDILFKIQIASPTQVEEMKQEEQQDLTFSSHADESAPKQPVRRSSEKVQRNEPCPCGSGKKYKKCCGQ
- the clpS gene encoding ATP-dependent Clp protease adapter ClpS, which codes for MTATDSKTRPKVTQDTREDRPPMYKVLLHNDDYTTMEFVVDILVQVFGKSLEKATQIMLNVHNKGKAVCGIYPREIAETKVQTVHNLASSKGFPLKSTMEKE